A DNA window from Arachis duranensis cultivar V14167 chromosome 3, aradu.V14167.gnm2.J7QH, whole genome shotgun sequence contains the following coding sequences:
- the LOC107480911 gene encoding LOW QUALITY PROTEIN: uncharacterized protein LOC107480911 (The sequence of the model RefSeq protein was modified relative to this genomic sequence to represent the inferred CDS: inserted 1 base in 1 codon; substituted 1 base at 1 genomic stop codon), with the protein MSVIDQHKTHQPFGGKVVVLGGDFRQILPVISKESRHDILASAINSSHLWSFCKVLKLHTNMRLLMSSSDQDEGEMKRFANWILDVGNGNIGSVIGDESEVEIPDDLLITTTDDPLSHLVDFAYPNXLXNMSDYRYFQSRAILAPTLESVEKVNDFVLTIFPGMEKEYLSSDTTCQADENEDVQQEWFTPEFLNDIKCSGLPNHKLTLKSGVAVMLLRNIDRTSGLCNGTRLIVNELGSNVIGATVVTGRNIENKVYIPRMNLIPSDSGLPFKFQRRQFSLTVCFAMTINMSRGQSLSHVRLYLSKSVFTHGQLYVALSRVKSHSGLRILIIDEDGNPKSSTTNVVFKEVFNNI; encoded by the exons ATTTGGTGGTAAGGTTGTTGTTCTAGGAGGTGATTTCAGACAGATACTTCCGGTGATTTCGAAAGAAAGTAGACATGATATATTGGCATCCGCTATTAACTCATCTCATCTGTGGTCATTTTGTAAGGTTCTGAAACTGCATACGAATATGAGGCTTCTAATGTCTTCTTCGGATCAAGATGAAGGTGAAATGAAGAGATTTGCTAATTGGATACTTGATGTTGGAAATGGAAATATTGGCTCTGTTATTGGTGATGAATCAGAAGTTGAAATTCCAGATGATCTATTGATTACAACTACTGATGACCCTCTCTCTCATTTGGTAGACTTTGCATATCCAA TGTTGTAAAACATGTCAGATTACAGGTATTTTCAGAGTAGGGCAATTCTTGCACCCACGCTTGAGAGTGTCGAGAAGGTAAACGATTTTGTCTTGACAATCTTTCCGGGGATGGAAAAGGAGTATTTGAGCTCTGACACAACATGCCAAGCTGATGAGAATGAAGATGTACAACAAGAGTGGTTCACACCAGAGTTCCTAAATGACATCAAATGTTCGGGACTACCCAATCACAAGTTGACTTTGAAGTCAGGAGTTGCTGTAATGCTATTGCGAAACATAGACCGGACTTCAGGTTTATGCAACGGGACAAGATTAATAGTTAACGAACTTGGCAGCAATGTAATTGGAGCGACGGTAGTGACCGGTagaaatattgaaaataaagtgtacattccaagaatgaacttgatcccttCAGATTCAGGATTGCCATTTAAGTTCCAACGGAGACAATTTTCATTAACAGTATGCTTTGCAATGACCATTAACATGAGTCGGGGTCAATCATTATCACATGTACGGCTTTATTTGTCAAAATCAGTGTTCACCCATGGACAACTTTATGTTGCTTTGTCAAGAGTTAAGAGTCACAGTGGCCTCAGGATTTTAATTATAGACGAAGACGGCAATCCaaagtcatcaacaacaaatgtcgtgttcaaagaggttttcaataatatttag